A genomic stretch from Aedes albopictus strain Foshan chromosome 2, AalbF5, whole genome shotgun sequence includes:
- the LOC109406417 gene encoding venom carboxylesterase-6 has protein sequence MVRSFVHAFCVFVAVVAVAADTEDGFVVVQTGNGPIRGVKRGAYYAFEGIRYAKAPLGELRLAAPELNEDQWEEPRDALEQGPDCMQWSHFEEGEDRTTGEEDCLFLNIYTTSLDNADPLPTIFFIHGGAFMFGGKSFYGPDNMMKSPLVLVTINYRLGPLGFLSMEDDIIPGNFGLKDQSTALRWVRQNIMNFGGHPDSITLSGYSAGSASVQLHYLSPMSRGLFKNGIGHSGSALNPWVMAENSAEKAKTIAATVDCPTDSSKAMLKCLRQKPARDVVRAVAPFFDFLYNPFSPLGVVIEKQSKNNPRPFLHRHPYKLMNAGKFHQVPLLLSVNEAEGLYPGAEFISKQEYMDFINKNWNQVLPSILDYRTSMEKDETRRDEISQTIKKRYLGRKMLSDNSFRDFIRIISNRLYFAGVIRSAQLMQSHAPVYLYYDAYKTKFAIGEYLSNSTKNYGVAHGEDVLLLFNTEWREDIPFTKEELLMSKRFVEMYEDFARTGVPKFGDIEIPQMDKVDMVRFLEVNYPKSEVKLSRQLSDENFWNQIDFNDGMPVAAPPAPVKTEL, from the exons ATGGTACGATCGTTTGTGCACGCGTTTTGCGTATTCGTTGCGGTGGTGGCGGTAGCGGCCGATACTGAGGATGGGTTTGTGGTAGTTCAAACGGGGAATGGCCCAATAAGGGGAGTTAAGCGCGGCGCATATTATGCGTTTGAGGGCATACGTTATGCTAAGGCGCCACTCGGTGAGCTAAGGTTGGCCGCCCCAGAACTCAATGAAGACCAGTGGGAGGAGCCACGTGATGCGTTGGAACAGGGACCGGATTGCATGCAGTGGAGTCACTTTGAGGAAGGCGAAGATCGGACAACCGGGGAAGAGGATTGTCTCTTTTTGAACATCTATACGACTTCGTTGGACAACGCGGATCCCTTGCCGACCATCTTCTTTATCCATGGTGGGGCGTTCATGTTCGGTGGAAAGAGTTTCTATGGGCCCGATAATATGATGAAGAGTCCCTTGGTGCTGGTTACAATCAACTACCGTTTGGGACCGCTAGGGTTCCTTAGCATGGAAGATGATATAATTCCTGGAAATTTCGGCTTGAAGGATCAGTCCACTGCACTGAGGTGGGTTCGACAGAATATTATGAACTTTGGTGGACATCCGGATAGCATCACACTTTCCGGATATTCAGCCGGGTCGGCTAGTGTTCAACTTCACTACCTATCGCCGATGTCCCGTGGCCTTTTCAAGAATGGTATTGGTCACAGTGGATCTGCGTTGAACCCTTGGGTAATGGCTGAGAACTCTGCGGAAAAAGCCAAAACCATTGCGGCAACTGTAGACTGTCCGACTGATTCCAGCAAAGCAATGTTGAAGTGCCTGAGACAAAAACCAGCTCGAGATGTGGTACGAGCCGTGGCACCTTTCTTCGATTTCTTGTACAATCCGTTTTCGCCCCTCGGAGTCGTCATTGAGAAACAGTCCAAAAACAACCCAAGGCCGTTCTTGCACAGACATCCTTACAAATTAATGAATGCTGGAAAATTCCATCAAGTTCCTTTGTTGCTCTCAGTTAATGAAGCAGAGGGATTGTACCCGGGTGCTGAATTTATCAGCAAACAGGAATACATGGACTTCATCAACAAGAACTGGAACCAGGTATTGCCAAGCATTTTAGATTATCGCACTTCCATGGAGAAAGACGAAACTCGACGGGATGAGATAAGCCAGACCATCAAGAAGCGGTATCTGGGAAGAAAAATGCTCAGCGATAACAGTTTCCGCGATTTCATTCGG ATAATCTCAAACAGGCTGTACTTCGCTGGTGTGATTCGTTCGGCACAGCTGATGCAGTCCCATGCTCCCGTCTACCTGTACTACGATGCTTATAAGACCAAGTTCGCCATCGGTGAGTATCTGTCCAATTCGACGAAGAACTACGGCGTGGCGCACGGCGAAGATGTCCTACTGTTGTTCAACACCGAGTGGCGGGAGGACATACCGTTCACCAAAGAAGAACTCCTGATGTCCAAGCGGTTCGTGGAGATGTATGAGGACTTTGCACGGACCGGGGTGCCCAAGTTCGGTGACATCGAGATACCCCAAATGGACAAGGTGGACATGGTACGCTTCCTGGAGGTGAACTACCCCAAGAGTGAGGTGAAGCTTTCGCGACAGCTTAGCGACGAGAACTTTTGGAATCAGATCGATTTTAATGACGGAATGCCGGTGGCAGCACCACCTGCGCCCGTCAAAACCGAACTGTGA
- the LOC109402582 gene encoding transmembrane protein 258: protein MESMVRYISPVNPAVFPHLASVLLLIGTFFTAWFFVFEVSRPKLPSSGKEGVIFKELLISLFASIFLGFGVLFLLLSVGIYV from the coding sequence ATGGAGTCGATGGTTCGCTACATCTCGCCGGTAAATCCGGCCGTGTTTCCCCATCTTGCCAGCGTGCTGCTGCTCATCGGGACCTTTTTTACTGCGTGGTTCTTCGTGTTTGAGGTATCCCGGCCGAAACTGCCCAGCAGCGGAAAGGAAGGGGTTATTTTCAAGGAACTGCTCATTTCTTTGTTTGCGTCGATCTTCCTCGGATTCGGAGTGCTATTCCTGCTGCTCTCCGTGGGGATCTACGTGTGA